The sequence AAGGGTATTCCAATTTTTAATGCCATATATTTCTCCTTTGCACCTGAAACAACTAGATCAGGTTTATACTTTTTCAGGAGTTTTGCAAGTTCCATTGAACCCGCATCATCCACCACTAAGGTTCCATCCCTCACAGCATCCTGTATTCTCTGGTAATCCTCTGGAAGTCCGTTTTGTGTTCCTGTCATTATAACATCCATTCCAAGCTCTTCAAATGACCTTATAAGTGACCATGCCTTGTTTCCCCCAACATAAACTGCTACACGTTTACCTTCCAATTTTTTCCTGTAACCGACGATTTTAGAACGTAAATTCTTCACATCCTCCGCTATAAGTTCTTCAGTCTTCTTCATCATATCTTCATCACCGAAGAAGTTCGCAACTGCCCTTAATGATTCCGATGTTTCTTCAATTCCAAAGAAGTTGACCTTTATGGAAGGTATACCATACTTCTTCTCCATTTCATGTGCAAGATAGTTGGAAGACTTCTGGCACTGAACAACGTTTAGATCAGCCTTATAAGCCTTGACTATTTGGGCAACTCTTGAGTCACCAGTCACTGAACAGTTTATTTCAACACCTATCCTTTCAAAGAGTGATTTTATAGCCCATAGATCTCCTGCAACATTGAACTCCCCTATTACATTTATTTTGTACCTGGAGTTTTCACTGAAACTTTCATTCGAATTGAGCTTATCCTCCTCAGAGTCTGTTCCTATCACATAATCTAAAAGGGCATCACATGCAATTCTGTGGCCCAAAGATTTGTTAAAACTTCTAAAACCTTCAGATTGCACGGGTATAACCTTGCATTGGGTTATCTCCTGAGCCTGTTTACACACACTTTTCAAATCATCCCCGATCAATCCAACAACACATGTAGCATATACAAATATCGCTGCAGGTTTGTAAAGTTTATTTAATTCAATTATAGTTTCAAATAATTTGTTTTCTCCCCCAAATACTATGTCTTTCTCCTGTAGATCTGTTGAAAAGCCTGTTTTGTAAAGATCATCCCCCGAAGTCCTACTCCCCCTTATATCCCATGTACATGAAGCGCAACCTACAGGACCGTGTACCAAATGTAT is a genomic window of Methanobacterium congolense containing:
- the nifE gene encoding nitrogenase iron-molybdenum cofactor biosynthesis protein NifE — translated: MPEIPESVLKTLKSRKSHMCIKSQDSTPSCNEASIPGAVTQRSCVYGGARVVLMPITDAIHLVHGPVGCASCTWDIRGSRTSGDDLYKTGFSTDLQEKDIVFGGENKLFETIIELNKLYKPAAIFVYATCVVGLIGDDLKSVCKQAQEITQCKVIPVQSEGFRSFNKSLGHRIACDALLDYVIGTDSEEDKLNSNESFSENSRYKINVIGEFNVAGDLWAIKSLFERIGVEINCSVTGDSRVAQIVKAYKADLNVVQCQKSSNYLAHEMEKKYGIPSIKVNFFGIEETSESLRAVANFFGDEDMMKKTEELIAEDVKNLRSKIVGYRKKLEGKRVAVYVGGNKAWSLIRSFEELGMDVIMTGTQNGLPEDYQRIQDAVRDGTLVVDDAGSMELAKLLKKYKPDLVVSGAKEKYMALKIGIPFCDFNHDRITSFAGFQGFMNFAREVDRSVSSPVWKLVPRAIEE